The following proteins are encoded in a genomic region of Hydra vulgaris chromosome 05, alternate assembly HydraT2T_AEP:
- the LOC136080082 gene encoding uncharacterized protein LOC136080082, with translation MTTSEVFNFTEPIEKDNGIERYEEHIYEPTNGTNLNSPREIKININEQDMLTLPSKAYLLFEGQLVKADGTAYANAVLTNNGIMHLFNRITYQLSNKEIEAVYNIGQATTMLGMLNYANDFQLAQGLNQLWYKDSTSTSVLADVIHIFGFCDDYDKVIYGLKHTITLGRQSDDNAIFRLAGAAAGKVILNKIQLLMPNLIPSGEGKKRIIDEIKNKVTIPELPSQTSPENPRYVIVGFQTNRANVDQTVNASIFDHCELKNMFIMLNNNLRYPAEDCNLSFPNQQISRIYREASMFKERFYEINKLIANSNKSLSDYRDLYPIFVFDISKKSETLKLSTTQVQIRATFNTVVPANTQARALVLSDNILELKTDSNRINFEN, from the exons atgacaacttctgaagtatttaattttacagAACCGATAGAGAAAgataatggaattgaaagataTGAAGAACATATATATGAACCTACTAATGGCACAAATCTAAATAGTCCtagagaaataaaaatcaacattaaTGAACAAGATATGTTAACACTTCCATCTAAAGCGTATCTCTTATTTGAAGGGCAACTTGTTAAAGCTGATGGAACAGCTTATGCTAATGCAGTTCTTACAAATAATGGcattatgcatttatttaatCGAATAACATACCAATTATCAAACAAAGAGATAGAAGCTGTTTATAACATAGGTCAAGCAACTACAATGTTAGGAATGCTTAATTATGCAAATGACTTTCAATTAGCACAAGGATTAAATCAATTGTGGTATAAAGATAGTACATCAACATCAGTACTTGCTGATGTTAT ACACATTTTTGGATTCTGTGATGATTACGACAAAGTTATTTATGGTCTTAAACATACCATAACTCTTGGAAGACAAAGTgatgataatgcaatttttaggctTGCTGGTGCAGCTGCAGGAAAAgttattcttaataaaatacaaCTTCTTATGCCAAATTTGATACCATCAGgtgaaggaaaaaaaagaattattgatgaaattaaaaataaagtgacCATTCCA GAATTGCCCTCACAGACATCTCCTGAAAATCCGAGATACGTTATTGTCGGATTTCAAACAAATAGAGCTAACGTTGACCAAACTGTCAATgcttcaatatttgatcattgtgaattgaaaaatatgtttattatgcTTAATAATAATCTCAGATATCCTGCTGAAGATTGTAATTTGTCATTTCCAAATCAGCAAATATCAAGAATTTATAGAGAAGCATCTATgtttaaagaaagattttatgaaataaataaattgatcgCAAACAGCAATAAAAGTCTTTCTGACTATAGAGATTTATACCCAatctttgtttttgatattagtaaaaaatcagaaacattaaaattatcaaCTACACAAGTACAAATTAGAGCAACATTTAATACAGTTGTACCAGCAAATACTCAAGCACGTGCTCTTGTATTATCTGATAATATATTAGAACTTAAAACAGATAGTAAtagaattaattttgaaaattaa